The DNA sequence GCAACGGGAAAAAGGGCATCGTGGAAATGATCAACCAGATCAATGTTCGGTGCGCCCGCGCCAAACATATCGAGGGCGAGGGTTGATATGCAGGCCGTGGCTCCAAGGAACAAGCATAACTAGGGAAAGGATACGGTTATGATTGCCAACAACACGAGGGATCTGGTCAAATATCACGAGGGATGCTCCTTGCGCCCGTACCGGGACACGGTTGGAAAATTGACAATCGGTTGGGGCCGGAACCTTGAGGATGTGGGTATCTCGCAACGGGAGGCCGATCAAATGTTGGACGTGGATTTGATACACGCCGAGGGCGTATGCGTGCGGATCTTCGGCGGCTGGTATGCACTGTCTCCCGTGCGCCGGGCCGTCTTGATCGACATGGCGCACAACCTCGGCGAAGGCGGGTTGCGGTCGTTTCGCAAAATGCGGGCCGCAATCGAGGCGGGCGAATTCGCGCTGGCATCGCTCGAAATGCTCGACTCGAAATGGGCGTCACAGGTTGGCGCGCGGGCGCGGCGGTTGGCGAACATGATGAAAGATGATCAGTGGCCGAAAATCT is a window from the Candidatus Hydrogenedentota bacterium genome containing:
- a CDS encoding lysozyme is translated as MIANNTRDLVKYHEGCSLRPYRDTVGKLTIGWGRNLEDVGISQREADQMLDVDLIHAEGVCVRIFGGWYALSPVRRAVLIDMAHNLGEGGLRSFRKMRAAIEAGEFALASLEMLDSKWASQVGARARRLANMMKDDQWPKI